A single window of Malus sylvestris chromosome 5, drMalSylv7.2, whole genome shotgun sequence DNA harbors:
- the LOC126622156 gene encoding chloroplast envelope quinone oxidoreductase homolog has protein sequence MANETMHAVQYDNYGGGTSGLKHVEVPIPNPKKDEVLLKLEATSLNAIDWKAQKGMLWPLLPRRFPHIPGIDVAGKVVKVGPGVKKFKPGDKVVGKVNTLTGGGLAEFAVTMESLTVARPSEVSAANAVGLPVAGLTAHQALTQTAGIKLDGSGQQANILITAASGGVGLYAVQLAKLGNTHITATCGARNIELVKSLGADEVIDYKTPEGAALRSPSGRKYDVVIHCATCIPWSTFEPNLSANGKVIDVTPTPSSLFSVALKKLTFSKKQLVPLFLFPTADNLEYLIKLVKEGKLKTIIDSKYPLAKAEDAWDRISDGHATGKIIVEP, from the exons ATGGCCAATGAGACCATGCATGCGGTTCAGTACGACAACTATGGGGGCGGAACTTCTGGTTTAAAG CATGTTGAAGTTCCAATTCCAAATCCGAAAAAAGATGAGGTGCTGCTGAAATTGGAGGCAACTAGTCTAAACGCAATTGATTGGAAAGCTCAGAAAGGCATGCTCTGGCCTTTGCTGCCTCGCAGGTTTCCGCACATACCTG GTATTGATGTGGCAGGAAAGGTTGTAAAGGTAGGACCTGgagtaaaaaaattcaaacctgGTGACAAAGTTGTTGGAAAGGTTAACACTCTT ACTGGAGGTGGACTAGCTGAATTTGCCGTGACAATGGAGAGTTTAACTGTTGCAAGGCCATCGGAAGTTTCAGCAGCCAACGCTGTAGGATTACCCGTTGCTGGTCTCACAGCTCACCAGGCTCTTACACAAACTGCTGGGATCAAGCTTGATGGAAGTGGTCAGCAAGCAAACATCCTGATCACAGCTGCTTCAGGTGGTGTAGGTCTCTACGCGGTTCAGTTGGCAAAGCTCGGAAATACTCATATTACAGCCACTTGTGGTGCCCGCAACATTGAACTGGTCAAAAGCCTAGGGGCTGATGAGGTTATTGACTACAAGACCCCAGAAGGTGCAGCTCTTAGGAGTCCATCTGGTCGAAAATATGATGTTGTGATCCACTGTGCAACATGCATTCCTTGGTCAACTTTTGAGCCTAATTTGAGTGCGAACGGTAAGGTAATAGATGTTACTCCCACCCCCAGCTCTCTGTTTAGCGTTGCACTGAAGAAACTTACCTTTTCTAAGAAGCAACTGGTGCCACTGTTCTTATTTCCCACGGCTGATAACCTTGAGTATCTTATTAAGTTGGTGAAAGAAGGGAAGCTGAAGACTATAATTGACTCAAAGTATCCCTTGGCCAAGGCGGAGGACGCTTGGGATAGGATCAGCGATGGCCATGCTACCGGAAAGATAATTGTGGAGCCTTAG
- the LOC126622154 gene encoding chloroplast envelope quinone oxidoreductase homolog isoform X2 yields MANETMHAVQYDNYGGGTSGLKHVEVPIPNPKKDEVLLKLEATSLNAIDWKAQKGMLWPLLPRRFPHIPGIDVAGEVVKVGPGVKKFKPGDKVVGKVNTLTGGGLAEFAVTMESLTVARPPEVSAATAVGLPVAGLTAHQALTQTAGIKLDGSGQQANILITAASGGVGLYAVQLAKLGNTHITATCGARNIELVKSLGADEVIDYKTPEGAALRSPSGRKYDVVIHCATCIPWSTFEPNLSANGKVIDVTPTPSSLFSVALKKLTFSKKQLVPLFLFPMADNLEYLIKLVKEGKLKTIIDSKYPLAKAEDAWDRISDGHATGKIIVEP; encoded by the exons CATGTTGAAGTTCCGATTCCAAATCCGAAAAAAGATGAGGTGTTGCTGAAATTGGAGGCAACTAGTCTAAACGCAATTGATTGGAAAGCTCAGAAAGGCATGCTCTGGCCTTTGTTGCCTCGCAGGTTTCCGCACATACCTG GTATTGATGTGGCAGGAGAGGTTGTAAAGGTAGGACCTGgagtaaaaaaattcaaacctgGTGACAAAGTTGTTGGGAAGGTTAACACTCTT ACTGGAGGTGGACTAGCTGAATTTGCCGTGACAATGGAGAGTTTAACTGTTGCAAGGCCACCGGAAGTTTCAGCAGCCACCGCTGTAGGATTACCCGTTGCTGGTCTCACAGCTCACCAGGCTCTTACACAAACTGCAGGGATCAAGCTTGATGGAAGTGGTCAGCAAGCAAACATCCTGATCACAGCTGCTTCAGGTGGTGTAGGTCTCTATGCGGTTCAGTTGGCAAAGCTCGGAAATACTCATATTACAGCCACTTGTGGTGCCCGCAACATTGAACTGGTCAAAAGCCTAGGGGCTGATGAGGTTATTGACTACAAGACCCCAGAAGGTGCAGCTCTTAGGAGTCCATCTGGTCGAAAATATGATGTTGTGATCCACTGTGCAACATGCATTCCTTGGTCAACTTTTGAGCCTAATTTGAGTGCGAACGGTAAGGTAATAGATGTTACTCCCACCCCCAGCTCTCTGTTTAGCGTTGCACTGAAGAAACTTACCTTTTCTAAGAAGCAACTGGTGCCACTGTTCTTATTTCCCATGGCTGATAACCTTGAGTATCTTATTAAGTTGGTGAAAGAAGGGAAGCTGAAGACTATAATTGACTCAAAGTATCCCCTGGCCAAGGCGGAGGACGCTTGGGATAGGATCAGCGATGGCCATGCTACCGGAAAGATAATTGTGGAGCCTTAG
- the LOC126622154 gene encoding chloroplast envelope quinone oxidoreductase homolog isoform X4, with the protein MANETMHAVQYDNHGGGTSGLKHVEVPIPNPKKDEVLLKLEATSLNAIDWKAQKGMLWPLLPRRFPHIPGIDVAGEVVKVGPGVKKFKPGDKVVGKVNTLTGGGLAEFAVTMESLTVARPPEVSAATAVGLPVAGLTAHQALTQTAGIKLDGSGQQANILITAASGGVGLYAVQLAKLGNTHITATCGARNIELVKSLGADEVIDYKTPEGAALRSPSGRKYDVVIHCATCIPWSTFEPNLSANGKVIDVTPTPSSLFSVALKKLTFSKKQLVPLFLFPMADNLEYLIKLVKEGKLKTIIDSKYPLAKAEDAWDRISDGHATGKIIVEP; encoded by the exons CATGTTGAAGTTCCGATTCCAAATCCGAAAAAAGATGAGGTGTTGCTGAAATTGGAGGCAACTAGTCTAAACGCAATTGATTGGAAAGCTCAGAAAGGCATGCTCTGGCCTTTGTTGCCTCGCAGGTTTCCGCACATACCTG GTATTGATGTGGCAGGAGAGGTTGTAAAGGTAGGACCTGgagtaaaaaaattcaaacctgGTGACAAAGTTGTTGGGAAGGTTAACACTCTT ACTGGAGGTGGACTAGCTGAATTTGCCGTGACAATGGAGAGTTTAACTGTTGCAAGGCCACCGGAAGTTTCAGCAGCCACCGCTGTAGGATTACCCGTTGCTGGTCTCACAGCTCACCAGGCTCTTACACAAACTGCAGGGATCAAGCTTGATGGAAGTGGTCAGCAAGCAAACATCCTGATCACAGCTGCTTCAGGTGGTGTAGGTCTCTATGCGGTTCAGTTGGCAAAGCTCGGAAATACTCATATTACAGCCACTTGTGGTGCCCGCAACATTGAACTGGTCAAAAGCCTAGGGGCTGATGAGGTTATTGACTACAAGACCCCAGAAGGTGCAGCTCTTAGGAGTCCATCTGGTCGAAAATATGATGTTGTGATCCACTGTGCAACATGCATTCCTTGGTCAACTTTTGAGCCTAATTTGAGTGCGAACGGTAAGGTAATAGATGTTACTCCCACCCCCAGCTCTCTGTTTAGCGTTGCACTGAAGAAACTTACCTTTTCTAAGAAGCAACTGGTGCCACTGTTCTTATTTCCCATGGCTGATAACCTTGAGTATCTTATTAAGTTGGTGAAAGAAGGGAAGCTGAAGACTATAATTGACTCAAAGTATCCCCTGGCCAAGGCGGAGGACGCTTGGGATAGGATCAGCGATGGCCATGCTACCGGAAAGATAATTGTGGAGCCTTAG
- the LOC126622154 gene encoding chloroplast envelope quinone oxidoreductase homolog isoform X3: MANETMHEVQYDNYGGGTSGLKHVEVPIPNPKKDEVLLKLEATSLNAIDWKAQKGMLWPLLPRRFPHIPGIDVAGEVVKVGPGVKKFKPGDKVVGKVNTLTGGGLAEFAVTMESLTVARPPEVSAATAVGLPVAGLTAHQALTQTAGIKLDGSGQQANILITAASGGVGLYAVQLAKLGNTHITATCGARNIELVKSLGADEVIDYKTPEGAALRSPSGRKYDVVIHCATCIPWSTFEPNLSANGKVIDVTPTPSSLFSVALKKLTFSKKQLVPLFLFPMADNLEYLIKLVKEGKLKTIIDSKYPLAKAEDAWDRISDGHATGKIIVEP, translated from the exons CATGTTGAAGTTCCGATTCCAAATCCGAAAAAAGATGAGGTGTTGCTGAAATTGGAGGCAACTAGTCTAAACGCAATTGATTGGAAAGCTCAGAAAGGCATGCTCTGGCCTTTGTTGCCTCGCAGGTTTCCGCACATACCTG GTATTGATGTGGCAGGAGAGGTTGTAAAGGTAGGACCTGgagtaaaaaaattcaaacctgGTGACAAAGTTGTTGGGAAGGTTAACACTCTT ACTGGAGGTGGACTAGCTGAATTTGCCGTGACAATGGAGAGTTTAACTGTTGCAAGGCCACCGGAAGTTTCAGCAGCCACCGCTGTAGGATTACCCGTTGCTGGTCTCACAGCTCACCAGGCTCTTACACAAACTGCAGGGATCAAGCTTGATGGAAGTGGTCAGCAAGCAAACATCCTGATCACAGCTGCTTCAGGTGGTGTAGGTCTCTATGCGGTTCAGTTGGCAAAGCTCGGAAATACTCATATTACAGCCACTTGTGGTGCCCGCAACATTGAACTGGTCAAAAGCCTAGGGGCTGATGAGGTTATTGACTACAAGACCCCAGAAGGTGCAGCTCTTAGGAGTCCATCTGGTCGAAAATATGATGTTGTGATCCACTGTGCAACATGCATTCCTTGGTCAACTTTTGAGCCTAATTTGAGTGCGAACGGTAAGGTAATAGATGTTACTCCCACCCCCAGCTCTCTGTTTAGCGTTGCACTGAAGAAACTTACCTTTTCTAAGAAGCAACTGGTGCCACTGTTCTTATTTCCCATGGCTGATAACCTTGAGTATCTTATTAAGTTGGTGAAAGAAGGGAAGCTGAAGACTATAATTGACTCAAAGTATCCCCTGGCCAAGGCGGAGGACGCTTGGGATAGGATCAGCGATGGCCATGCTACCGGAAAGATAATTGTGGAGCCTTAG
- the LOC126622154 gene encoding chloroplast envelope quinone oxidoreductase homolog isoform X1, giving the protein MANETMHAVQYDNYGGGTSGLKHVEVPIPNPKKDEVLLKLEATSLNAIDWKAQKGMLWPLLPRRFPHIPGIDVAGEVVKVGPGVKKFKPGDKVVGKVNTLTGGGLAEFAVTMESLTVARPPEVSAATAVGLPVAGLTAHQALTQTAGIKLDGSGQQANILITAASGGVGLYAVQLAKLGNTHITATCGARNIELVKSLGADEVIDYKTPEGAALRSPSGRKYDVVIHCATCIPWSTFEPNLSANGKVIDVTPTPSSLFSVALKKLTFSKKQLVPLFLFPMADNLEYLIKLVKEGKLKTIIDSKYPLAKAEDAWDRISDGHATGKIIVEP; this is encoded by the exons ATGGCCAATGAGACCATGCACGCTGTTCAGTACGACAACTATGGCGGCGGAACTTCTGGTTTAAAG CATGTTGAAGTTCCGATTCCAAATCCGAAAAAAGATGAGGTGTTGCTGAAATTGGAGGCAACTAGTCTAAACGCAATTGATTGGAAAGCTCAGAAAGGCATGCTCTGGCCTTTGTTGCCTCGCAGGTTTCCGCACATACCTG GTATTGATGTGGCAGGAGAGGTTGTAAAGGTAGGACCTGgagtaaaaaaattcaaacctgGTGACAAAGTTGTTGGGAAGGTTAACACTCTT ACTGGAGGTGGACTAGCTGAATTTGCCGTGACAATGGAGAGTTTAACTGTTGCAAGGCCACCGGAAGTTTCAGCAGCCACCGCTGTAGGATTACCCGTTGCTGGTCTCACAGCTCACCAGGCTCTTACACAAACTGCAGGGATCAAGCTTGATGGAAGTGGTCAGCAAGCAAACATCCTGATCACAGCTGCTTCAGGTGGTGTAGGTCTCTATGCGGTTCAGTTGGCAAAGCTCGGAAATACTCATATTACAGCCACTTGTGGTGCCCGCAACATTGAACTGGTCAAAAGCCTAGGGGCTGATGAGGTTATTGACTACAAGACCCCAGAAGGTGCAGCTCTTAGGAGTCCATCTGGTCGAAAATATGATGTTGTGATCCACTGTGCAACATGCATTCCTTGGTCAACTTTTGAGCCTAATTTGAGTGCGAACGGTAAGGTAATAGATGTTACTCCCACCCCCAGCTCTCTGTTTAGCGTTGCACTGAAGAAACTTACCTTTTCTAAGAAGCAACTGGTGCCACTGTTCTTATTTCCCATGGCTGATAACCTTGAGTATCTTATTAAGTTGGTGAAAGAAGGGAAGCTGAAGACTATAATTGACTCAAAGTATCCCCTGGCCAAGGCGGAGGACGCTTGGGATAGGATCAGCGATGGCCATGCTACCGGAAAGATAATTGTGGAGCCTTAG